The genome window TCCGTGTTGACCAGGGCGATGTACTGCACGGCCTCCCGATCCTCCGAGGGCACCGGGCCGATGACCTGGTCCACGCCCTCCACCGCGCCGAGTTCCTCACCGAATCCGGCCAGCGCCTGCATCTCACCGGCAGACTCGGCACCTTCGGCGAGCGCCTGCCCGTCCGGCAGCCCGAGGACCACGAGGGCGGGGATCTGCTCACTGTCCGTGAACCGGGAGACCCATTCCCCGGCCTGCGTGGATTCGGCGGAGGCCGGCAGGAACGTGGACTGGTCATTGGAGGAGACCTCCCCGAGCTTGCCGAAGGTCGGTCCACCCAGGCCGGTGCCGGCCAACCAGGCCAGGACCAGGACGGACGCGGCCACCACCCGGATCCACACCGTGCCCCAGGGACGCTTCTTCTCCTGACCCGAACGGCGGTCCGGCCGGTTCTCTGGCCGGGTCTCGGCGCGGTGATCAGGCCGACGATCTGACTGGAGGTCTGACTGATGGCCCGGCTGGATGTCGGCGGCTTCGGGCTCGGCCCGATGTCGGGGGTTCTCTGGCATGGGCACTACGCTACCTCATTCACTCGATGATCGAGATACCTGCTCTCGAGTTATCTCCTGGTCACTGCCGCTCAGTAGACTGGAGCGTCAGACACCGGCGGAAGGAGGGCCCATGTCGCAGTCCGGCCAGGAGTCCGCCGAGCTCTTTCAGTTGATCCATGCCTTGCGCCGGTATGCCGAGGTGGCGGACCGGACCGTCGATGCCGCCGGCCACCGCAGCGGCCTGCACCGCACCGACCTGCGCGCCCTGACCATCCTCATGCAACGGCAGGCGGCCGGCCTGAACACCAGCCCCACCGATCTCGGGCGGATGCTGAGCCTCACCTCGGCCTCCACCACGGCCCTCGTGGACCGCCTGGTCGCCAACGGCCACGCCCAGCGCACCCCCTCCACCACGGACCGGCGCCGGGTCAGCATCTCCCACACGGACACCGCCGCCGTGGACGGCCGGAAGATCTTCATGCCGATGGCCCGCACCATGACCGACCGCCTGTCCGGATTCACACCGGAGCAGATGCAGACCGCCATCGAAGTCCTGGCGGCGGCCACCGAGGCCCTCGACTCCTTCGAGGCCCAGGCGGCCCCTCCACCTCCCCACGTCCAGTCATGACATCCACCGCTGGTTCCGAACCCCGCACGGAGGCCGCGGGAGGACGCCTGCGAGCTCCCCTCCTGCTGGCGATCGATGGCCGCTCCGGCGCAGGCAAGACCTCCCTCGCCGTGGAGACGGCAGCCGTGTTGCGGCCCCACCTGGAGGTGGCCGTCTTCCACCTGGACTCCATCTATCCCGGTTGGGACGGCCTCGCCGACTCCCTGGACACCTACGTCCACGAGGTCGTCGCCCCGCTAGCCCAGGGCCGCACCGCGCAGTGGACCTGGTGGGACTGGACAGCCGATGCGCCGGGACGCGCGGATGTCACTCCGCCGGCCGACGTCGTGATCCTCGAAGGCGTGGGGGCGGGGAACCGGAACGCCCGTCCGCACCTGGATGCCGTGGCCTGGGTGGCCATGGATGACGGCGAGCGCCAGCGGCGCGCGCTGCGGCGTGACGGCGAGACCTTCGCCGCACACTGGGAGCGGTGGGCCGCGCAGGAGGACGCCTACCTGGCCGGGGACGAGGTGGCGGAGGCGGCCTGGCTGACCCTCAACGGCCACGGACCCACGCCGCGGGCCGCGGCCGACCTGGTGGAGGGCCTGCGCTCCCTGCCCGGCTGGGAGGCAGCGCTCGCCCTCGTGCCGGCGCCCGGCCCGCCCCAGTGGGAACGCCGCACCCTGGCCACCGCCGCCGAGCCGAGGGCGCTCTTCGCCGCCATGGGCGGCCCGGACGCCGCGACCGCCCTGCTGCTGGAGAGTTCGGACCGGGACGTGACGCCCGCACCGGAGCGCAGCCGGCACTCCCTCATCGGCCTGGCCACCGATTCCTCGACCGTCGCGACCCACACGAGCGGCGTCACCACCGTCTCCTCCGGCCTGCTCACCCTGCGGCGCCCCGGTGCGTTCTTCCCGTGGCTGGCCACCGTCTGGCCTGGCGGCCCCAGCACCGGGCACCCCGCGGCAGGGCACGACGCCGGCCCGGCAGGCCTGGGAGCGCCCGGCACCCCCGGCCGTGCGGGTGGTGTAGGCCATCCGGGCGACTCCGGTCCTGCGGACAGTCCTTTCCAGCCCGGCTGGATGGGCTGGATCGGCTACGGCATCAAGCGCGAGGCCGGTTCCCCGGACGGGGCGGCAACGCTGGCCGCGGCCGCCGACGAGGCGGCGCCGGCCGTACCCGAGGCACTGCTGTTCCACCCGGAGCGGGGCGCCAGCGTGGACCACATGGCCGGCACCACCACCCTCTTCTGGTCTGCCGACGATCCGGGCGGGCCCGAGTGGGCGGACCGGGTGACGGATGGATTGCGCGAGGGGCTGTCGCAGGGGCTCCCGGACGGGCTGTCGGCTGAGCGTTCGGAGGGGGAGCCGGCCGACCGCGCGGAGGGCCGGGCCGCCGCAGCACCCGCCACTCCCCCGGTCTTCACCGTGCGGGACACCCGTGAGGAATACCTCACCAAGATCCGGGCGGCCCAGCAGCAGATCCACGAGGGGAACACCTACGAGGTCTGCCTGACCACGGCCCTGGAGTCCACGGTGGACGCCTTCGACGGCTGGTCCACCTACCGGCGGCTCGCCGAGGCGAACCGGGCCCCGTTCACCCTGTACCTGCGCGCCCAGGTGGCCAGGGCCGGCGTCGGGCGCGGAGCCGAGACGGGCAGCGGGACTCAGACCGGGGGCGGGCCGGTACAGATCCTCTCCACCAGCCCCGAGCGGTTCCTCTCGGTCTCCTCGAGTGCGGCGGGAGGCTGGCTGGTGACGGAGCCGATCAAGGGAACGCGCCCGCGCGGGGCCACGCCGGACAAGGACCGCGCGCTGGCCGAGGAGCTGGCCTCCTCCCCCAAGGACCGGGCCGAGAACATCATGATCACGGACCTGGCCCGTAACGACCTCTCGCGGTTCGCCCGGCCGGGGACACTGGCGACCACGCGGGTGTGCGCGATCGAGTCGTACCCGACGGTGCACCAGATGGTCTCCACGGTGACCGCCCAGCTGCAGCCCGGAGTGCCGCGGGCCGATGCGCTCGCCGCGGCCTTCCCGCCCGGGTCGATGACGGGCGCCCCGAAGATCTCCACCATGGACATCCTCGAGGACCTCGAGGCGGGGCCGCGCGGGGTGTACTCCGGGGTGGCCGGCTATCTCTCCGCCGATGGCGCGGCCGACCTGAACGTACTGATCCGCACGCTGGTCGCGGTGCCGGCGCCGTCTGCAGCGGGGGAACCGGTGGAGTCGGCAGGGCCGGCGTCGGCCGTGCGGGACACCGGGCGCACGCACCTCTCGCTTGGCGTGGGCGGGGCGATCACCTCGGACTCCGTACCGGAGGAGGAATGGGACGAGGTGCGCACCAAGGCCCACGGCGTGCTCCGGGTGCTCGGCTCGGCCTTCCCGGACGCCTGACCGGGACGGGTCACTGCAGGGCGGAGGTCAGGCGGAACACGTTGTCCACCCAACGCTGGGCCCGCGGCCGGGCCTGCCATTCCGCCAGGGTCAGCTCCTCGGACACGGCCCGGTAGTCCTCGATCACGGGTTGCAGCGCCTCCACCGTCTCGGAGCCCACGGTCAGCACCGAGACCTCCATGTTCAGGGAGAAGGAGCGCATGTCCATGTTGGAGGAGCCGAAGACCGCCACGTCGTTGTCCACGGTGAACAGCTTGGCGTGCAGCACATTGGGGTCCGGATAGCGGAAGATCCGGATGCCGGCCTTCAACAGGGCGTCGTAGTAGGACTGCTGGGCGTGGTGGACCATGAACTGGTCCGCCTTGCGGCAGACGAACAGCTCCACGTCCACCCCGCGCTGGGCCGCGGTGGTCAGGGCGTAGAGCATCGAGTCGTCCGGCACCAGGTACGGCGAGACCACCACGAGGCGATCCCGGGCGGAGTAGAACAGATGGTTGAACACGCGCAGGTTGTTCTCATTGGAGAATCCGGGGCCGGAGGGGATGACCTGGGCGATGCTGCCGTCGTCCACCTCCAGCTCAGCCGGGTCGGGTTCGCGGAATCGACCTTCGAGCTCGTCTCCGGTCTCGGCGAACCAGTCGGTCACGAACACCACGTCGAGTGAGGCGACCACGGGGCCGGTGATGCGGCTCATCAGGTCCACCCATTCCCGGCCTATGGCATGGGACGAGGCCCGCTTGTAGCCGGGCTCCACGAGGTTCTGCGAGCCGGTGTAGCCCACCAGCCCGTCCACGATGAGGATCTTGCGGTGATTGCGCAGGTCCGGGCGTTGGTACTTGCCACGCCAGGGCAGCACGGGCATCGCCAGCTGGTATTCGAGCCCCGCCGCATCCAACCGGCGCCGCAGCTGCCGGTAGCCCTTGACCCGCATCGAGCCGATGTGGTCGAAGAGGATCCGCACCGTCACGCCCCGGGCATGGGCCCGCTCCAGGGCCTCGAGCACCACGGAGGCGTACCCCTGCCGGTCCTTCGGGTCGTCCGCGAGGATGTAGAAGATCAGGTGGACGTAGTCCTGGGCCCGGTCGATGTCCGCGGCCATCCTCTGCATGGACGCCCGGTAGTCGGTGAGGTACTCGAACTCGTTGCCGTCCAGCATCGGGAAGCTCGTCAGGTTCCGGGTCAACCGCGCCGCCGACACCACATACCGCGGTGCCATGCCGGCGTCATTGGGCAGCTGCAGGTGGGCGGTGGCCTGGCCGAGCGCCTCGTTGACCGCCTTCTGGCGGGATCGGCGCTGGCCCCCGAGCCGGAAGGAGCCCAACAGCAGGAACAGGATGAGGCCGGGCAGTGGCAGGAAGAAGATGATGAGCAGCCACGCCATCGCCACCGCGGGGCGGCGGCCACCCGGGACGATGCCGAGCAGCAGGATGCGGATGCCGACGTCGACGATCCAGAAGATGACTGTCAGCCAGTCGGGGAAGATGCCGAACTCGGCGGTGGGCCAGAGCATCACCCCAGCCTACGGTGAGTCAGGTCTCCCAGCCGGGACCACGAGGTCCAACAGCTGGTCGATCCACTCGGTGGTCAGGGGCCGGGAGAACATCAGGCGCAGCAGCAGACTCGCTCCCACCGTCTCGGCGAGGAACTGCGGCGGCGCGGCCAGTACCCCCGGATGATTCCGGTCGTGCTCCTGGAACCGGGCGTCCAGCCCGGCCATGATCGGCTGCACCAAGGCCGAGTGCATGGCGGCGGAGGTCTCCCCGGCGGAGGTCAGGGCGGACATGATCGTCTGGATGAGGCGGGAGACCTCCGGCTCCTCGATCTCGGATTTGAGCGCCGCGAGCCAGGCGCCCAGGTCGCCGCGCAGATCACCGGTGTCCTGGGGCACCCCGAGGGGCATCTCCAGGAAACCCTCGGCCAGGGCCTCGACGACCACGCCGGCCTTGGAGCCCCACCAGCGGTAGATGGTCTGCTTGCCGACTCCCGCCGCGGCGGCGATCCCCTCGACCGTGAGTTCCTGGAAACCGCAGCCGACCATCAGGTCCGCCGCCGCTTCCAGCACGGCTACGCGCGACTTCTCGCTGCGCGGCCGGCCCCGGTGCTCCACCGGCTTCTCCGCCCCGACGCTCAATGACGTCCTCCTGCTCTGGTGACCTGTCCGCCAAACTGATGTGTTCGCCAGCCTATGACCTGCCGTTCGTGGCCCATCTCACATCGGTCATTTCGATACGAGACGTTGCGTCTATTATAGTCGTTGCCGGACGTGTTGGGTGGCGGCAGGCCGCCGCATGACCCGCCCGCCGATTCTCCTGGCCGCCCTTTCTTCTCCTCAAGGAGTGACGCCTCATGGCTGAACTGCTCTACCGACTCGGCTTCGGGTCGTCCAAGCGCCCGTGGACCGTGATCAGCAGCTGGCTGGTGGTACTGGCGCTGGCCGTGGGCGGCTTCCTCGCCTTCGGCGGAACCCTGACCTCCTCCATCACCATTCCGGGCACCCCCACCAGCCAGGTCACCGACCGGCTGACCGAGGAATTCCCCGAGGCGGCCAACGGCGCCGGGTCCGTGGTGTTCCGCACCGCGGACGGCTCCGAGTTCACGGCGGAGCAGGAACAGCAGATCACCGATCTGATGGCCGAGGTCGGGGACACCGAGGGCGTCGACTCCACCCTGGACCCCTTCACCACCGAACAGCAGAAGGCGGACGGCCAGCGGGACCTGGAGGACGGCCGCGCCGAACTCGAGGCCGGCAGTCAGCAGCTTGAGGACGGCCAGTCCCAACTGGATGACGCCGTGGCCCAGCTGGACGCGGCTCAGACCGAACTGGACTCCGGGCAGGAACAGCTCGATGCCGGCCAGGCCCAGTTGGACGAGGCACGCGCCCAGGCCGAGGCGGCCGGCGCCCCGGCCGCGACGATGGCCCAGCTCCAGCAGCAGCAGGCCGCCCTGGACGCCCAGCAGGAGGAGCTGGATGCCGCCCGCGCCCAGCTCGACGAGGGCCGCGGTGAGATCGAGACGAACCAGGCCACTCTGGACGAGTCCGCCCAGGAACTGGCGGACGGCGAGACCGAGCTGGCCCAGGGTGAGCAGATGCTGGCCCTGACACAGGACTACCGGACCGTGTCCGAGGACGGCACGGCCGCCGTCGGGACCGTGTCCTTCACCCTCCCGGCCATGGAGGTTGAGCAGGCCATCAAGGACGAGGTGGTCTCCGCCCTGACCGAGGCTGACATCGCCGGCGTCGAGGTGCTGCCCGCGAACGACCTCTCCCAGGCCATCCCGCAGATCGCCGGACCGGCCGAGGTCATCGGGCTGGTGATCGCCGGCATCGTGCTGTTCATCATGCTCGGCACCCTCGTGGCCGCCGGCCTGCCGATCCTGACCGCCCTCATCGGCGTGGCCATCGGCGCCGCCGGCACACTGGCGTTCTCCGGGATGATCGACATGCTGTCCGTGACGCCGGTGCTGGGCCTGATGCTCGGCCTGGCCGTGGGCATCGACTACGCCCTGTTCATCATCAACCGCCACCGGCGCCAGCTCAAGGACGGCGTCCCGCTGCACGAGTCCATCGGCCTGGCCACGGGCACCTCCGGCAACGCCGTGGTGTTCGCCGGCCTGACCGTGGTCATCGCCCTGGCCGCCCTGAACGTCACCGGCATCCCGTTCCTGGGCCTGATGGGCACCGTGGGTGCCGTCTGCGTGGCCCTCGCCGTGCTGATCGCCATCAGCATGATGCCGGCCCTGCTGGGCCTGGCGAAGTACCGGGTGCTGTCCAAGAAGGAGCGGGCTGCCGCGGACGCCACAGTGGCGGCAGCCACCAGAACGGCCAGCACCGGCAAGCACACCGCCGATGCGGAGCACGCCTCCTCCACCGGCCGGGCACCCCGGCCGATGTCCACGGTGCGCGCGGTGCTCACCGCCGTCGGGTCCGTGGTGCTGCTGGCCGTCATCGCCATCCCGTTCTTCTCCATGCGCCTGGGCCTGCCGGATGGCGCCTCGGAGCCGCCGGAGTCGGCCAGCTACCAGGCCTACGAGACCCTGGGCGAGAAGTTCGGCGAAGGCCGCAACGGTCCCCTCGTGGTGACCGCGGACCTGCCGGAGGGTCTGACGGACACCGAGATCGTGGACGAGCAGCTGGCCGTCGCCGAGCAGCTCCAGGGCATCGAGAGCGTGACCTCCGTGGTCCCGGCCGCCGTGTCCGAGGACAACGGCATGGCGATGTTCCAGGTCATCCCGGAGGGCGGCCCGAACGCGGTCACCACCGAGGAACTGGTGCACACGCTGCGAGCCACGGAGCCGGAGTCAGAGTCCACCAACCTGGCCGTGGCCGGCACCACCAGCGGATTCGTGGACGTGGCGGAGAAGCTCGCCGACGCGCTGCCGCTGTACCTGGGCGTCGTCGTCGGGCTGTCCCTGATCATCATGATCGTGGTGTTCCGCTCGCTGCTGGTGCCGCTGATCGCCACCGGCGGGTTCATCCTCTCCGCCTTCGCCGCGATGGGTGGCGTGGTGGCCATCTACCAGTGGGGCTGGCTGGCCTCGGTCTTCCAGGTCCATAACCCGGCCCCGATCCTGGCCTTCCTGCCGACGATCATGGTGGGCGTGCTGTTCGGCCTGGCGATGGACTATCAGCTGTTCATCTCCACCGGCATGCGAGAGGCCTACGCCCACGGCTCCTCGGCCCGCGTGGCGGTCCAGCAGGGGCTGAAGGCCGGCCGCTCCGTGGTGATCGCCGCGGCCATCATCATGATCAGCGTGTTCGGCGGCTTCGTGTTCTCCGAATCCGCCATGATCCGCCCGATCGGCTTCGGCCTGGCGTTCGGCGTGCTCGTGGACGCCTTCGTGGTCCGGCTGCTGCTGATCCCGGCCCTGATGCACCTGTTCGGCGACGCCGCCTGGTGGCTGCCGAAGTGGCTGGACCGGATCCTGCCGAACGTGGACGTCGAGGGTGCCTCGCTGGAGCGCAGCCACGGCTACTCGGATCCGGAGCTGGCTGGCGCTGACGGAGCCGGCGGCGGCAACGGCGGAGGGCCCCACGGCGACGGTGGGGACGGCGGGGGCCGCGACGACGACCCCGCACTGACCCGGGTCTGACACCGCATCACCACCGCAGGAGGGCGGGGCGCATCCGTGATGCGCCCCGCCCTCCTGCGTAGGCTGTGGCCTATGACAGAGTCGCCCCAGCCAGCTGCACCGTTCGTCCCGGGTCCCGGGGAATCCGTGGTCGTCTATCTCGAGCCCGACGCCGGCCCGGCCGGTTCCACGGGCAGCTCCGGTTCCGCTGCCCCTGCTGATTCCGCGACCGCAGCCCCCTCCGGCGTGAGCCTGCGCGTGGACGATCCGCGCCGACCGGCCATCCTGGTGACGGACCAGGGCCTGACCCGGGGGGACGGGGTGTTCGAGACCATGACCGCCGTGGCGGCCGAGGGTTCCGGCTCGAGCCCGGGCTCGGGAGCACCTTTGCGGGTCCGCAAGGAGGACTCCCACCTAGCTCGGCTGGCCACCTCGGCCGAGGCACTGGAGATGACCCTCCCGCCGGCAGACGACTGGCGGCGGGCCGCCGCGGCCGGGCTGGAGGCGTTCGCCGCCGGCAACCCGGGCATGAACGCCGTGGTGAAGCTGGTGGCCACCCGAGGTCCCGAGGGCGCGCCCGGCGGAGGGCACTACGTCAGGGGCGGGGCCGGCGTCGAGCGTCTGACCGGGACGTATTGGGTGCTGGTCTCCCCCGTGTCCCCGGGACTGGCCGCAGCCCGTGAGCGCGGCCTGAAGGTGCTGCTGCTGGACCGCGGCATGGACTCCGGGGTGGCGGAGCGCGCGCCGTGGCTGCTGATGGGCACCAAGTCGCTGAGCTATGCCGTGAACATGGCCGCCCTGCGTTACGCCATGTCCCACGGGGCGGACGATGTCATCTTCACGTCATCGGACGGCCAGGTGCTGGAGGGGCCGACCTCGACCGTGCTGATGGCCCGACGGGTCCCGCAGCAGGACGGCAGCACCGGGATTGAGCTGGTCACGCCCCTGCGCAGCTCCGGGATCCTGCCCGGCACCTCCCAGGGCACCATCTTTGCCGCCGCCCAGGCCGCCGGCTGGCAGCTGGGCTATGGACCGCTGGAGCCTTCGGACCTGGTGGATGCCGATGGGGTCTGGCTGGTGTCCTCCGTGCGTCTGGTCGCCCCCGTGACCCACCTGGACGGCGAGGAGATCCCGCAGGACGCCGAGCTCACCGAGCTGCTGAACGGCTTTCTGGCCGAGGACCGGGAACCCGGCGAGCACGGGCCGAACGGGCGCAGCGATCACGCTTAGGCTTCATGCCGAGAAGCCCTTCCGAGGGGACCCGGTGTTTGGGTGGGCTGTGATGATGACAAGGCTCAGGGTCCTCTGTCAGGGTCATGGTGTGACCGTTGCCTATTCTTCTCGGCTGACTTGTCGGCTGACTTGTCGAGGTCAGCTCGGACTCTCTCGAGGACGGCGCGCTGTGCTGAGGTGAGGTAGTTCGTGGTGTGTTGCTGAAAAGTCTGCTCAGGCGGCTCCGAAAAATCCGGAAAATCTTCTGTCAGTGCCGCAAGTTCATCGATGACAGGCAGGAACAGGTCGGTGAGCTGATGGGAGAGCTTTACGATCTCGTCAGAGGTGCTCTCACCGTCAAGGCTCGCCCACGCCGTCATTGCGGCCGCCACAGACGAGGCTCGGTGCGGGTGGCTGAGCAGTTCATAGATCACTCGCAGATAATCTTGTCCTTCTGCGCCAATGAGGTGCAGCAGGAGCAGAGTGTGGTCTCGGTCGGTCGCTGCCGCGCTGTCGGGCAGACCAGATTGTCGCAAGACGCTGTGGAACGGGGCGATTTCCGGAGGAAGGTCGGGCAAGGCCTCATATCGTCTGAGGTGAGACAACAGTTCGCGCTGCCGAGTTAGGTGCTTGATCTGTGCCGCGTATTCCACGTCCAGGGCGTCCAACATTGTGCCTGGTGGCGGCTCATTGCCATCGAGCATGGTCGCGATCTGAGGCAGCGAGAAGCCGAGGGTGACCAGGCGTCGGATCCGCAGGACCTTGACCAGCGCGTGAGTGTCGTAGTCGCGGTAACCATTGCTGGACCGCGCCGACTCCTCCAGGAGGCCGATCTGGTGATAGTGACGCAGCGTACGCACGGTGATGCCGGCGCGGTCAGCAAGATCGCGGCTACGCATCATGCATCGCCTCCAGCTCTTTGGCAGTGGGGACCGGTTGATCCAGGTTACGCATCGACCGGGCGCACAACGCCACCAGGAGACCAACAGACCACAGGGTAGCGAGCACCACCAGTGCAGTATGGAGTCCCAGGACTTCTGTCATGGCACCGGCCAGAAAGATGCCCAGGGGCGAGGCTGCTGTGACGAACGTGTTCTGGGTGCCTAGCACTCGGCCGCGTTTGTCCTCCGGTATGCGCTCGATGGAAAGCACCCCGACCAGGGCCCCGAAGAGACCAACCGAGAGTCCAAGGACGAACGCGCCGAGGAACAGTATCCACACGGACATCAACGACGCCACGATGGCAAGGCCGAGCATGCTGCCCAGAGAACCCGTGACAAACCAACCGCGGCGTGATCCTCGAGTTCCAGCGACAGCGTAGATCCCTCCACCGACCAGCGATCCGGCGGCGATGGCACTCAGGACCAATCCGAGGAGGCCTGGGCGGTCAATCTCGGTGAAGTAGAGCGGCAGGATGATGCCTTGGAGCCCGCCGATGGCGATGACCGCAAATGTGGTCAGGATGGTGGTGACCAGAACGAACTGGTTGTGAATCATCTCGGTCCACCCTTCTCGCAACTGACCCCAAACTCGGCGTACCGGGGCCCCGCTGACGGGGGCGGTGCCTTCGAGTGTTCCTACATGGTGCGGAATCAACAGGGTCAGCAACGCAGCGGCCAGGGAGGTGCCAGCCGTGACCCAGAGGGCAGCGGTGCCGCCCAAGGCAGTGAGCATGAATCCTGCGGCGGCAGGACCGACGAGCACGGCCACCGCACCGAGTGCCTCCCGGGTGCCGGTGATTCGTTCAGCGGAGACCCTGCCGTGCCGGATGATGGCGGGGAGCAGAGCTTCGCGTGCGGTGATTCCGGGGACGTCTCCGATGGCGCCGATGATTCCGAAGAGGATGAACCAGCCAACAGAGAGCCCTGTGATCATGTCGACGATGGGCAGGGCCGCCATCGCGAGAGCGGAGACGAGGTCCGTGAGCACTGATGAGGTCCGTCGATTGATCCTGTCGATCACGACGCCCATGAAGATCCCGGCCAGGACGGCGGGCACGATGGTAGCTGCCGCTACGGTGCCCGCTGCTAACGCGCTGCCGGTGGTTTGGAGCACCAGCAGAGGCAGCACGATGGCCGCGATCGAGTTCCCCAAAGCCGAAAGGGTGTAAGAAGCCAGGTACGTTGCGGGAAGAAGTCTCATGGGATGAGCTAAAACTACGACGTCGCGTCGCAGTCAACTGGGTCGGACACACGCGGAGGACTCGCGTCGTCATCCCTGAGCTCCTCCAGGCTCAATCCAACCCGCCGGTGGCCTTCACCTTCAAAACCTGCCCTGGTGCGTCGTGCTTTCAGCCCGGCTGATTCCTCATGGGGAGTGTCCGAGAACAGGAGCCGCGTCCATTCCGGGTGAGGTCGGCGGGGGCTTCGTCATGTC of Citricoccus sp. K5 contains these proteins:
- a CDS encoding MarR family winged helix-turn-helix transcriptional regulator is translated as MSQSGQESAELFQLIHALRRYAEVADRTVDAAGHRSGLHRTDLRALTILMQRQAAGLNTSPTDLGRMLSLTSASTTALVDRLVANGHAQRTPSTTDRRRVSISHTDTAAVDGRKIFMPMARTMTDRLSGFTPEQMQTAIEVLAAATEALDSFEAQAAPPPPHVQS
- a CDS encoding chorismate-binding protein; translated protein: MTSTAGSEPRTEAAGGRLRAPLLLAIDGRSGAGKTSLAVETAAVLRPHLEVAVFHLDSIYPGWDGLADSLDTYVHEVVAPLAQGRTAQWTWWDWTADAPGRADVTPPADVVILEGVGAGNRNARPHLDAVAWVAMDDGERQRRALRRDGETFAAHWERWAAQEDAYLAGDEVAEAAWLTLNGHGPTPRAAADLVEGLRSLPGWEAALALVPAPGPPQWERRTLATAAEPRALFAAMGGPDAATALLLESSDRDVTPAPERSRHSLIGLATDSSTVATHTSGVTTVSSGLLTLRRPGAFFPWLATVWPGGPSTGHPAAGHDAGPAGLGAPGTPGRAGGVGHPGDSGPADSPFQPGWMGWIGYGIKREAGSPDGAATLAAAADEAAPAVPEALLFHPERGASVDHMAGTTTLFWSADDPGGPEWADRVTDGLREGLSQGLPDGLSAERSEGEPADRAEGRAAAAPATPPVFTVRDTREEYLTKIRAAQQQIHEGNTYEVCLTTALESTVDAFDGWSTYRRLAEANRAPFTLYLRAQVARAGVGRGAETGSGTQTGGGPVQILSTSPERFLSVSSSAAGGWLVTEPIKGTRPRGATPDKDRALAEELASSPKDRAENIMITDLARNDLSRFARPGTLATTRVCAIESYPTVHQMVSTVTAQLQPGVPRADALAAAFPPGSMTGAPKISTMDILEDLEAGPRGVYSGVAGYLSADGAADLNVLIRTLVAVPAPSAAGEPVESAGPASAVRDTGRTHLSLGVGGAITSDSVPEEEWDEVRTKAHGVLRVLGSAFPDA
- the cls gene encoding cardiolipin synthase, encoding MLWPTAEFGIFPDWLTVIFWIVDVGIRILLLGIVPGGRRPAVAMAWLLIIFFLPLPGLILFLLLGSFRLGGQRRSRQKAVNEALGQATAHLQLPNDAGMAPRYVVSAARLTRNLTSFPMLDGNEFEYLTDYRASMQRMAADIDRAQDYVHLIFYILADDPKDRQGYASVVLEALERAHARGVTVRILFDHIGSMRVKGYRQLRRRLDAAGLEYQLAMPVLPWRGKYQRPDLRNHRKILIVDGLVGYTGSQNLVEPGYKRASSHAIGREWVDLMSRITGPVVASLDVVFVTDWFAETGDELEGRFREPDPAELEVDDGSIAQVIPSGPGFSNENNLRVFNHLFYSARDRLVVVSPYLVPDDSMLYALTTAAQRGVDVELFVCRKADQFMVHHAQQSYYDALLKAGIRIFRYPDPNVLHAKLFTVDNDVAVFGSSNMDMRSFSLNMEVSVLTVGSETVEALQPVIEDYRAVSEELTLAEWQARPRAQRWVDNVFRLTSALQ
- a CDS encoding TetR/AcrR family transcriptional regulator, with product MSVGAEKPVEHRGRPRSEKSRVAVLEAAADLMVGCGFQELTVEGIAAAAGVGKQTIYRWWGSKAGVVVEALAEGFLEMPLGVPQDTGDLRGDLGAWLAALKSEIEEPEVSRLIQTIMSALTSAGETSAAMHSALVQPIMAGLDARFQEHDRNHPGVLAAPPQFLAETVGASLLLRLMFSRPLTTEWIDQLLDLVVPAGRPDSP
- a CDS encoding MMPL family transporter, giving the protein MAELLYRLGFGSSKRPWTVISSWLVVLALAVGGFLAFGGTLTSSITIPGTPTSQVTDRLTEEFPEAANGAGSVVFRTADGSEFTAEQEQQITDLMAEVGDTEGVDSTLDPFTTEQQKADGQRDLEDGRAELEAGSQQLEDGQSQLDDAVAQLDAAQTELDSGQEQLDAGQAQLDEARAQAEAAGAPAATMAQLQQQQAALDAQQEELDAARAQLDEGRGEIETNQATLDESAQELADGETELAQGEQMLALTQDYRTVSEDGTAAVGTVSFTLPAMEVEQAIKDEVVSALTEADIAGVEVLPANDLSQAIPQIAGPAEVIGLVIAGIVLFIMLGTLVAAGLPILTALIGVAIGAAGTLAFSGMIDMLSVTPVLGLMLGLAVGIDYALFIINRHRRQLKDGVPLHESIGLATGTSGNAVVFAGLTVVIALAALNVTGIPFLGLMGTVGAVCVALAVLIAISMMPALLGLAKYRVLSKKERAAADATVAAATRTASTGKHTADAEHASSTGRAPRPMSTVRAVLTAVGSVVLLAVIAIPFFSMRLGLPDGASEPPESASYQAYETLGEKFGEGRNGPLVVTADLPEGLTDTEIVDEQLAVAEQLQGIESVTSVVPAAVSEDNGMAMFQVIPEGGPNAVTTEELVHTLRATEPESESTNLAVAGTTSGFVDVAEKLADALPLYLGVVVGLSLIIMIVVFRSLLVPLIATGGFILSAFAAMGGVVAIYQWGWLASVFQVHNPAPILAFLPTIMVGVLFGLAMDYQLFISTGMREAYAHGSSARVAVQQGLKAGRSVVIAAAIIMISVFGGFVFSESAMIRPIGFGLAFGVLVDAFVVRLLLIPALMHLFGDAAWWLPKWLDRILPNVDVEGASLERSHGYSDPELAGADGAGGGNGGGPHGDGGDGGGRDDDPALTRV
- a CDS encoding aminotransferase class IV gives rise to the protein MTESPQPAAPFVPGPGESVVVYLEPDAGPAGSTGSSGSAAPADSATAAPSGVSLRVDDPRRPAILVTDQGLTRGDGVFETMTAVAAEGSGSSPGSGAPLRVRKEDSHLARLATSAEALEMTLPPADDWRRAAAAGLEAFAAGNPGMNAVVKLVATRGPEGAPGGGHYVRGGAGVERLTGTYWVLVSPVSPGLAAARERGLKVLLLDRGMDSGVAERAPWLLMGTKSLSYAVNMAALRYAMSHGADDVIFTSSDGQVLEGPTSTVLMARRVPQQDGSTGIELVTPLRSSGILPGTSQGTIFAAAQAAGWQLGYGPLEPSDLVDADGVWLVSSVRLVAPVTHLDGEEIPQDAELTELLNGFLAEDREPGEHGPNGRSDHA
- a CDS encoding MerR family transcriptional regulator gives rise to the protein MMRSRDLADRAGITVRTLRHYHQIGLLEESARSSNGYRDYDTHALVKVLRIRRLVTLGFSLPQIATMLDGNEPPPGTMLDALDVEYAAQIKHLTRQRELLSHLRRYEALPDLPPEIAPFHSVLRQSGLPDSAAATDRDHTLLLLHLIGAEGQDYLRVIYELLSHPHRASSVAAAMTAWASLDGESTSDEIVKLSHQLTDLFLPVIDELAALTEDFPDFSEPPEQTFQQHTTNYLTSAQRAVLERVRADLDKSADKSAEKNRQRSHHDPDRGP